Sequence from the Hyalangium minutum genome:
GCGTCCCGGGCCCCAATGCCAATGTGCAGGGCGTGCAAGCGCCCGAGGTGGGCCTCATCGTCAAGTACAACGGCTCGCACTGGGTGGACGTGCTCAACCGCACCTGGGATAGCGCGCTGCGCTTCTCCCTGCCGGACAAGGATGTGTTCGTCATCGATGCCACCGCCACCCCGCCGGCCCAGCTCTCTGGCAGCGCGGGCTTCTACTCCGGCGTGGGCACCATCCTGTTCAACATGGCGGTGAACCCGGTGAATGGGAAGGTGTACGTCAGCAACACCGAGGCCCGGAATGATCTGCGCTTCGAGGGCCCTGGCACCTTCGCCGGCAACACCCTGCGGGGGCACCTGCACGAGAGCCGGATCACCGTGCTGAGCTCCTCGGGTGTCGCTCCCCGGCACCTCAACAAGCACATCAACTACGCGGTCTGCTGCGCGGCGGTCCCCAACACGGAGAGCGAGAAGAGCCTCGCGCAGCCGCTCGGGATGGCGGTGACCTCCGACGGCGCCACGCTGTATGTGGCCGCTTACGGCTCCTCGAAGCTCGGCGTCTACTCCACCGCCGCGCTGGAGAACGACACCTTCGTGCCGAGCACCGCCAACCAGATCGAGCTGACCGGCGGCGGGCCCACGGGCATCGTGCTGGACGAGGCCCGCGGCCGCCTGTACACGCTGACGCGCTTCGACAACGGGGTCTCCGTCGTGAACCTGTCCACCCAGACGGAGACGGCCCACCACCTGATGCACAACCCCGAGCCCCCGAGCGTGGTGGCGGGGCGCCGGTTCCTCTACGACGCGCGCTACAGTTCGAGCCACGGAGACTCGTCCTGTGGGAGCTGCCACATCTTCGGTGACTGGGACAGCTTGGCGTGGGATCTGGGCAATCCGGACGGGACAGTGATGACCAACCCCGGCCCCATCGCGCCTCCTGTGGTGAGCGGGTTCGGCACGGATCCCACGTTCGGCCAGAACTCCAACATCCATCCGATGAAGGGCCCCCTGACGACCCAGAGCCTGCGTGGGATGGCCAACCACGGTCCCATGCACTGGCGCGGTGACCGCTCGGCCGGTAATGACGAGCCCACCGCGCAGCCGGATGACGGCTCGTTCGATGAGGCCGCCGCCTTCGCCAAGTTCAACCCGGCCTTCATGGATCTGCTCGGGCGCAGCGCGCAGCTGACTCACGCGGAGATGGAGCAGTTCGCGGACTTCGTGCTGCAGATCACCTACCCGCCCAACCCGATCCGGAACCTGGACAACACGCTCACGCCCACGCAGCAGGCCGGCCGGGACTTCTACTTCGCCCAGACCGTCACCCCGCAGGGAACGTGCGAGACCTGCCACAAGCTCGATCCCAACGCCAACCCCAGTGCGGGCCAGTTCAAGGGCTTCTTCGGAACGGACGGCCGCAGCTCGTTCGACCCGGTGCCCCAGTTCTTCAAGATCCCGCAGCTGCGGAACATGTACCAGAAGGTCGGAATGTTCGGAGCGGGCTACGACTTCTTCACCGTCCCCGCCGATTCCTTCCTGGGAGATCAAGTCCGCGGCTTCGGCTTCGGCCATAACGGCGCCATCCCGGACATGTTCCGCTTCAACAGCAGCTTTGACCAGAACGCGGCGAACCCCGTGGGGCTCGCTAACACCCCCGCGAACGTCACGAACAAGCGGAACGTGGAGCAGTTCATGTTCGTCTACGAAAACAACCTGGCGCCGATCGTCGGCCAGCAGGTGACGCTGACGGCCAGCAACCTGCTCGTCATGGCTCCCCGGCTGAATCTGCTGATCACACGCGCGAATGCCGGCGAGTGCGATCTGGTGGTGAGAGGCCGCCTCAACTCCCACGACGTGGGATTCCTGTACGTGGGCGGCCAGCAGTACAAGAGGGACGAAGTGGCCCTGCCCAACATCTCCGACTCGAACCTCCGTGCGTCCATCGTGACGTTCGATGCGCTGACCTTTACCTGCTTCCCGCCTTCCACGGGCACGCGTAACGGCATCGATCACGACCTGGATGGACACCTCAACGGTGACGAGCGGACGGCGGGGACGGACCTGGCGGACCCCAACAGCCATCCCTGATATCCCTGAGGTGAAGGGACACAGGCCCCTCCGCGCTCACTGCGGAGGGGCCTCGGGGTTCCTGAGGTGAAGCGGGATGAAGGCTCGGACGGTGATGGCGAACGTGCTGGTACCGGTGGGACTCGCAGGGGGCTTCCACCTCGTGGGCATCCGGCCGTTTGCTGTCTTCTTCCTGTTCCTGCCCTACTGGGTGGCGCTGCTCCTGGGGCCGCTCGACCGGCGGCTCCACAAGTACCTGCCCCCCAGTGAGGGGGGTGGGTATCTGGCCAACCGGGGCTATGCGGTTGCCCTGCTCGCGGTGCTGCTCGGGTTCGGGTGGATCCAGGAGCGCCTCGACAAGCCGACCTTCTCGTTACTGCTCGGCGTCGCCTTCTTTGATCTCTGGCCCCTGCTGATGCTGCTGTTGATGGGCCTGCTTCGTTTCGTGAAGCCGGGCGTCTTCGGCTCCAAGGGAGAGGGCTGGCTCGCCCTGCTGGCCTTCCCAGTGCCGCTGGTGGTGGACCTCGTCATTTATGCGATGTGGATCCCGCCATCGCGCGTCCTCACCCTGCCCCTGGCAGCGGGAGCGGTGCTGACGCTCTTCATCACGTTCGCAGCGATGGCGGTGCTCGGTGAACGGATCGTCCATCAGCCTGAGCCGCCCCAGTCCCAGCCCGAGTAACACGGCCAGGGGTGGGCCTACCCCTTCCCCGTGCGAAGGTACTGGCTCACGTGCGCCTTGGCCCGGCGGGCAGCGGCTTCCACCGAGCGGCCTCGCCCCAGTTCCGCGGCCAGCGCCGAGGCCAACCTGCAACCCGTTCCCCGGCGCTCAGACGATCGCTGGACACGCTTGCCCGTGAGCAGCCGCGTCGTGCCCGGCGTGCACAGCACGTCCACGGCTCCGCGCTCGCGGTGGCCGCCCTTCACCAGGACCGCTCCGAAGCCACGCGCCACCAGCGTCCGCCCGGCCTCTGCGGCTTCCTCCACCGTCTCAACCGCTGGCAGCCCCAAGAGCCACGCGGCCTCGTCCAGGTTCGGCGTCAGGAGTACGCGCGGTCCTGCGAGCCCCAGGTAGTGCTTCACTGAGAGCTTCGAGAGCCGCTGCCCCCGCGACGTCCGCACCACGGGATCCACCACCCACCACGCCTCCACATCCTCCAGGGCCTCGCGGATCGCCGAGAGCCGCGCCGCATCCGGCACCATGCCCAGCTTCACCGCGTGCAACGGCCCCAGCTCTCGCGCCGCGGCCACCTGGGCCTTCAGCACCCGCGCCGGAGCCGCCTGCCACAAGAACGTCGTGAGGCCCTGCGCCGTCTGCGCCGTGGGCACTGCTACCGGAGCGCCGCCCATCGCCCGCACTGCGGCCGCATCCGCCAGCAGCCCCGCACGGCCGGTGGGCTCATGGCCCGCGAGCAGCAGGACTCGAGACACCCCACTCACCGCCGGTAGTCACGCGCCTTGTGGATGAACACCTTGTACACCCCGCCGTGCACTGGCAGGGTCGTCAGCATGTACTCCGGGTGCCATTGCACGCCCAACGCGAAGGCATGCGCGGAGGACTCGATGGCCTCCGTCACCCCGTCCGAAGACACGGCGCTCGCCACCACCTGGTTGCCCAGCGCCTTCACCGCCTGGTGGTGCGTCGAGTTCACCATCAGCTGCCCCTTCCCCACCGCCTCCGCCAACAGCGTGCCGTCCTTCACGTCCACCGGGTGCTGCGGGTGCGTCCGGTCATGCTTCTGCTCGTGCTCCCGAGCCTCCGGCAGCTCGCGTCCGATGTCCTGGTACAGCGTGCCGCCCAGCACCACGTTCAGCAGCTGCATGCCCCCGCAGATGCCCAGCACTGGCATGTTCCGCTTCAGCGCCGCGCGCATCAGCGCCGACTCGAAGGCCGTCCGCGCCTCCTTCATGGGACCCATGCCCTCGCGCGCCGTGTCGCCGTAGGCCACCGGGTTGATGTCGAACGCGCCTCCCGTGATCAGCACCCCGGACACGCGATCCAGGTACGCCTCCACGCACGTGGGGTCATCCGAGTACGGCAGCACGAACGGCAGCCCTCCCGCGCGCAGCACGGCCTCCGAGTACACCGCCTTCAGCTCGTAGCGGGCAAAGGGGTTGCCCTCGCCAGCCTCGGTCCAGTCCGGGGAGATGCCAATGTTGGGCCGCCGAGGCGGCTGGCCGTGATGTCTCAGAGGAGGAGTCATGGAGCGCTCACGAGGCTAGCCCCGTTGACGCCCGAGTCAAAGGCCGCCAGCAAACGGCGCACCCGCTCGGCAATGTCCTCGGCGAGCAGGGCATCGGAGACCACCGCCGCCCCATGCGCTCCCGCGGCCGCCACCTGCCCGATGTTCGCCAGCCCTACCCCGCCAATCCCGACCACCGGGAGAGGACTGTCCCGCACCACCACTGCGAAGCCTTCCACCCCCAGCACCGGGGCCGGCACCTGTTTCGTCGTCGTCCCGAAGACAGGCCCCACCCCCACGTAGTCCGCCCCGGCTTCCTTCGCCGCCCGCGCCCCCGCTGCGTTCCGCACCGTGACGCCCACCACCTTCCGAGGGCCCAGCAGCTCGCGCGCCGCCTCCGGGGGCAGGTCCTCGTCTCCCACATGAACCCCATCCGCTCCCGCCAGCAGCGCCAGATCCACCCGATCGTTCAGGAGGCACACCGCCCCTGCCTTGTGGCAGGCGGCCACCACCTCCCGGGCTGCAGCCAGGGCCTCCCGAGGAGGCGTGTGCTTCATCCGAAGCTGGATGACCCGGGCCCCACCCGCCAGCAGGCGAGCAGCCTTCTCTGCCAGCGGGAGCTCAGGCCGGACAGTATCGTCACAGAGCAGATAGGGGCCTCGGGGAAGCGGAGGACGGTCGGGAAGGTTCATCGGCACGAGGAGCGGGTCGGGCGGCGTTGACAGGCGGCACCTCTGCTATAAGGTGGCGCGCCCTTTTCACAAGAGATTCCGAGGATTTGAACATGGCGGATACCCTGGACCCGAAGCACCTCGACAAGCGCACCGCGGAGCGCTACCTGCGCAGCGGCCAGCTGGACGAGAAGTCATACGAGCGCCACATCAAGGGCCTGCCGGACGTGGCCGAGAAGTCCGTGCCGGTGGAGACGGCGATGGACGGTGAGGACTTCGACGACGAGGAGGAGGATCTCGACGAGGACGAGGGCGACGACGAGGGCGACGACGAGGAGGCCGAGGGTTCCGAGGACACCGAGGCCCCATGACGGACCCCAAGCGGGGCGAGACCTTCGTGATGCGGGGGGAAGCGGACCCCGCATCCAGCCCCATTGCCTTCAACACCTTCATCATCGGGCTGGCCTCCACGACGCTCATCCACCTGGGTGAGGCGGCCAACCCCGACACGGGCCGCACCGAGCGCAACCTGGAGCTGGCCCGCGAGAGCCTGGAGCTGCTCTCCATGCTGCGCGAGAAGACGCGCGGCAACCTCACCGAGGAGGAAGAGAAGCTCTTCGCCACCCTGCTTACCGATCTGCGCCTGCGCTTCGTGGAGGCCAGCAAGCGGTGAGCGAGCCCGCTCCGAGCTCCCCCCCGAAACTGCCCCGCGACATCCGCATCGCCGCGGTGCTGGGGCTCATCTTCTCGGGGCTGATCGGCATGTCCAGCGTGGTGGAGCTGTCCCGGCTGGCGCAGCTCTCCGAGTACAAGGAAGCCGTCCTTTCCAGTCCCACCGCGAACACGGAGCACGCGCTCAACACGCAGCTGCTGCTCGCCCAGTTCTCCGCCGAGGAGTCCATGCGCGAGCCGCGCTCCTTCCTCCTGGGAGCGCTGGCGGTGACGTGCGCCTTCGTCTTCGTGGGCGCCAGCCGCATGCTCCGGCCGGGCGGAATGCCGCGCGAAGGCATGCGCGTACTGCTCTCCTGGGGCAGCCTGCTCGCCGCGGTGCTGCGCACCATCGACGGAGCCCAGTTCCAAGTCGTCGTGGACCACATGGGCGCGGCCCTGGTGAAGGGCCCCTTCCCCAACCAGTGGGACCCCGAGCAGCTCGAGGCCATCAAGCAGTACGGCCCCGCGGTGCTGACGTGGTTCTACCGAGCTCTCACCGCCGCCGTCGCGGGCAGCTTCGCGGTGCTCGGCCAGTACTTCCGCAGCGAGCGCGTGCGGCAGACAGTCGTCGCGTTGGACGGTCCCACCGAATAGCCTCCCCGAGTGTCCGCCTCAGGCGGCGTCCGAGGCGCGGGACATCTGAGGGCTGGGGAGCAGCATCTCCAGCCGCCCCTCCGCGTCTTGCGCGTCCGCCGCGTCCAAGCTCAGCACTACGCTCGGAGAGGCGCGCGGCATGCCCAGCAGCTCCTCGCGCGTGAGGCCGAACACGTAGGCCAGGTGCCCCATGGGCCAGCGCGCCCGCATCCGCGTGAAGGCCGCATCGTCCTGCTCCTCCTCGCCCGACAGCTCCACGTCCTCGTAGACGACCTTGTCCCCGCCCACGCGGTGGCCATTGCCGTAGGCAATCACCTGCTCGCGCTCCTCGGGGTCGTAGACGTAGACGTGCACCGTGGCGTTCGCCGCCCGGGACAGCATCCGAGCAAGCGCATGGTGATCCGCATACCAGTGCGCGCCCGAGCGGCCCGTCGCCTGCGTGCCCGTGAAGGCCAGCCGGATCACCTTCCGGCGGCGGATCACCGAGAGGTGGAGGCCCGGCGGCACGCCAGCCACTCCCTCGAGCGCCAGCGCCTCGCGCGCCAGTCTTGGGAGCTCCAGGCCGTGGAACGTTTCGAGCCGAATCAGGTAACCGCCGTGCGCTTCCAGAGTACGTCCCCCCATAAAGGCGCGCGGCGTATAGCCGGGCTCTTCCCTTCTGGCAACCCCCTAACCTTGAAAGCCCGGGGATTCCTGGCAGCCGAAAGTATTACGGCCAATGTGTACGGCCGTTCCTTGCCAAGGAGGGTTCGGCCCTTACGTTGTGACTATGAGACTCGACAAGTTCACTGTGAAGGCGCAGGAAGCGATCCAAGAGGGTCAGAGCCTGGCTCGTCGGGCGGATAATCCGAGCTACGAGCCCGAGCACCTGGCTGCCGCGCTCTTGGGACAGAAGGACGGCATCGTGGAGCCGATCCTTCGCAAGATTGGCGCGGACCCGAAGCTGTTCGCGGCGCGCCTCGGAGAGGCCCTGCAGAAGCTTCCGCGCATGCAGGGCGGCGAGAGCGCCACGCTCAGCCAGCGCCTGCTGAAGACCTTCGATAAGGCAGAGGACGAGGCCAAGGGGCTCAAGGATGAGTTCGTCTCCTCCGAGCACCTGCTGCTCGCCCTCACCCATGACAAGGGCGCCATCGGCGAAGTGCTGAAGGCCTCGGGCGTCACGCGCGACCGCGTGCTGTCCGGCGTCAAGGACGTCCGTGGCTCGGCCCGCGTCACCAGCCAGGACGCGGAGGCCACCTACCGCGCGCTGGAGAAGTATGGGCGCGATCTGACGGAGGCGGCCCGCTCGGGCAAGCTGGATCCGGTCATCGGCCGCGACGAGGAGATCCGCCGCTGCGTGCAGGTGCTCAGCCGCCGCACCAAGAACAACCCCGTGCTCATCGGCGAGCCCGGCGTCGGCAAGACGGCCATCGCCGAGGGCCTGGCGCGGCGCATCGTCGACGGCGACGTGCCCGAGAGCTTGAAGAACAAGCGGCTGATCACCCTGGACCTGGGCGCCATGGTGGCCGGTGCCAAGTACCGCGGCGAGTTCGAGGAGCGCCTCAAGGCCGTCCTCAAGGAGGTGGCGGACTCGGCCGGTGAGGTGATCCTCTTCATCGACGAGCTGCACACCATCGTCGGCGCGGGCAAGGCCGAGGGCGCGATGGACGCGGGCAACATGCTCAAGCCGGCGCTGGCGCGCGGCGAGCTGCACTGCATCGGCGCCACCACGCTGGACGAGTACCGCAAGCACATCGAGAAGGACGCGGCCCTGGAGCGGCGCTTCCAGCCCGTGATGGTGGGCGAGCCCTCCGTGAATGACACCATCAGCATCCTCCGCGGCCTCAAGGAGCGCTACGAGGTGCACCACGGCGTGCGCATCCAGGACAACGCCCTGGTGGCCGCCGCGACGCTCTCGCACCGCTACATCGCCGACCGGTTCCTGCCGGACAAGGCCATTGACCTGGTGGACGAGGCCTCGAGCCGGCTGCGCATCGAGATCGACTCGATGCCCACCGAGATCGACGACGTGCGCCGGAAGATGATGCAGTTGGAGATCGAGCGTGAGGGCCTGAAGAAGGAGACGGATCCGCACTCGCTGGAGCGCCTGGGCCAGATCGAGAAGGAGCTGGCCAATCTCAAGGAGCGCTTCACGTCGCTCAAGGCGCACTGGGACGCGGAGAAGGCGGCCATCACCGGCATCCGCGGCCTGAAGGAGAAGCTGGAGAAGGCGAAGAACGATCAGGCGGCGGCCGAACGCACGGGCGACCTGAACAAGGCGGCCGAGCTGAAGTTCGGCGTCATCCCCTCGCTGGAGAAGGAGCTCAAGGCGCAGAACGAGAAGCTGGCCGAGCTGCAGAAGAACCAGCGGTTCCTCAAGGAGGAGGTGGACGCCGAGGACATCGCCGAGGTGGTGGCCAAGTGGACCCACATCCCCGTCTCCCGCCTCATGGAGGCCGAGGTCCAGAAGCTCGTGAAGATGGAGGACCGGCTGGGCCAGCGCGTCATCGGCCAGCGGAGCGCCATCGAGGCTGTGTCCAACGCCGTGCGCCGCGCGCGCAGCGGGTTGCAGGATCCGAACCGGCCCATCGGCTCGTTCATCTTCCTGGGCCCCACCGGCGTGGGCAAGACGGAGACGGCCAAGGCCCTGGCGGAGTTCCTCTTCGACGACGACAGCGCGATGATCCGCATCGACATGTCCGAGTACATGGAGAAGCACTCCGTGGCCCGGCTCGTCGGCGCGCCTCCGGGCTACGTCGGCTATGACGAGGGCGGCCAGCTCACCGAGGCCGTGCGGCGGCGGCCCTACTCGGTCATCCTCTTCGACGAGATCGAGAAGGCCCACCACGACGTCTTCAACATCCTGCTGCAGATCCTCGACGAGGGCCGGCTGACGGACAGCCAGGGGCGGACCGTGGACTTCAAGAACACGGTGCTCATCCTCACGTCCAACATCGGCTCGCAGGCGCTCCAGGAGGGCATGGCGGGCAAGGAGACGCTGGACGAGCGCACGCGCAACGAGGTGATGGACGCGCTGCGCAGCCACTTCCGGCCGGAGTTCCTCAACCGCGTGGATGAGATCGTCATCTTCGAGCCGCTCAAGCGGAGCGAGATCTCCCGCATCGTCGACCTGCAGCTGGCGCGGCTGAGCAAGCTGTTGTCCGACAAGCGGCTGACGCTGGAGCTGACGGACAAGGCTCGGGCCTTCCTGGCCGAGCGCGGCTACGACCCGACGTACGGCGCACGGCCGCTGAAGCGGGCCATCCAGAAGTACCTGATGGACCCACTGGCCCTGAAGGTGCTGAGCGGCGAGTTCGTCCCCGGCGACGACATCCAGGCGGATGCCGAGGGCGACAAGCTGACCTTCGCCAAGGTGCTGGTGGACAACTCCCGCAAGGAGGCCAAGGAGGCCCAGGAGAAGAAGGAGCGGAAGTCCGCGTAGGCCTCCTCGCCCTGAAGTGAAGACACGAGCGCCCCACCCCGCATGCCGGGATGGGGCGCTCTTTTTATGCGAGCCGCAGCAGCTGCTCGACCTGCTCCCGCACCTCGAGCAGCAGCTCCGGATCCTTCACGGCGATGAAGATCGTGTCATCCCCCGCCACCGTGCCCGCCAGCCCGGGGATGGCCGCGGATCGATCCACCATCAGCGCCACCGCCTGCGCGTAGCCCGGCGATGTCTTCAGCACGAGCAGGTTCGGCGGCGCCTCGATCACAGTGATCGCCTGCGTGGGCGCGGCCGGCCCCGGCTCCACCCGCTGGTAGCGCCCGCCCACCTTCTGGATCGACAGCCGCTTCAGGTGCCGCGAGAGCGTGGACTGGCTCGGCGCGTGGCCCTCGGCCGCCAACAACCGCTGGAGCACCGCCTGATCGGTGATCTCGTTCGCCTCCAGCAACCTCACGATGGCCTCATCCAGCTGAAGATCCACGCCCATCCCTCCACCATGCATTTTCATGCATATGCATGCAAGTACCCTTTGGGGAACCGATCAGAATCCCCGCGAAAAATCGCGACAAAATAGGGTATTGCGCTGCGCGTTGAACTGAATATTATGCGCAACTCCTTCGGTCCAATGCAGCGTTTATGCACGACTATGCAAGCCCGCCGGAGGCTCCTCCCGCATCGCGAGGTCCCCACAGCATGAGGCATCTCACCCGCATCCAGGATCTGGGCCCCGAAGGCGTCGAGAAGATCCTCGCGCAGGCTGCGGCCTGGAAGCGCCAGGCCCCCGGCCCCATCTTCCAGAACCGCCTGCTGGGGATGGTGTTCTTCAACCCCTCGCTGCGCACGCGCACCTCGTTCGAGGCGGTGATGCTGCGCTCGGGTGGGCACGCCATCGTGCTGGATGTGGGCAACGGCGTGTGGAAGCTGGAGGACCGGGTGGGCGCGGTGATGAACGCGGACCGGGCCGAGCACATCAAGGAGGCGGCGCCGGTGCTGTCGCGCTTCGCGGACATGCTCGGGGTGCGCGCGTTCTCGCAGGGCGGCGGCGACGAGGAGGATGAGCAGGACTCGGTCATCAACTCCTTCCGCAAGCACGTCACCGTGCCGCTGGTGAGCATGGAGTCCGCGCGCGAGCACCCGTGCCAGGGCCTGGCGGACGCGCTGACGCTCCGGGAGAACTTCGGCTCCACCAAGAAGCTGCCGGTGACGCTCACGTGGGCGCCCCACATCAAGCCGCTGCCCAAGGCGGTGCCGAACTCGTTCCTGCTGACGGCGGCGGCCGCGGGCTGCGAGGTGCGCGTGGCCCACCCGCCGGGCTTCGAGCTGCATCCGAAGGTGCGCGCCGAGGCCGAGGCCTACGCAAAGGCCACCGGCGGCAGCGTCACGTACACCCACGATCAAGAGGAGGCGCTGGAGGGCAGCCGCGCCGTCTATGCCAAGGCCTGGGGCCCGGCCACTCGCGCGGGGCACGCCCCGGGGGATGTGGCGGCGCTGCTGGCGTCGTACTCGGGGTGGATGCCCACCCGGCGCTCCATGTCCCTGGCCGCCAAGGACGCCATCTTCCTCCACTGCCTGCCGGTGAGGCGCAACGTCGAAGTGTCCGATGAGGTGTTGGATCACCCCTCCAGCCGTGTTGTGGATACGGCGGAGAACCGCTTCCACGTCCAGCGCTCCATTCTTCAGTGGATCCTGTCTACCTGACCCCCTTCGAGGTCTGCCTTGCCCTTCTCTCCCGATCCCTATGCCGCGCTTCGCAACGCCGCGCGCTACGTCCGGCAGTTCCGCCGGAAGACCTTCGTCCTCCTGGTCGACGGCCCGATGCTCGGGGATGCCCGGCTGCGGCGCGCGGTCTGCGAGCAGATCGCCCTGCTGTGGACCTTCTCCATCCAGCCCGTGGTGGTGCACGGCGCCGGCCCCGAGCTGAACACGCCCTTTGACGCCATGTCCGCCAAGGTCCGCATGGACCTGCTGGCCGACCTGCAGACAGCGGGTGTGCCGTGCGTGGGCCTGAGCGGCGTGGACGCGGGTCTGCTCAAGGCCCGGCGGCGCAACGGGGAGCCGGGCTCCGAGTCCTCCTGGGAGTCGAACAAGCCGAACAACTACAGCCTCGTGGGCGACATCGAGTCCGTGGACACGCGGCTGCTCCAGCACCTGCGCACCGGGGACTACGTTCCGGTGGTGGCGCCGCTGGCGGGTGATCCGTCTGGCACCGTGTACAACGCCAGCGCCGACACCGTGGCCGCCACGCTCGCGGTGGCCCTCGGCGCCGAGAAGCTCTTCTTCCTGCTGCCCACCCCGGGGCTCCTGCGCAAGCCGGAGGATCCCGCTTCGCTCGTGCCGCAGGCCACGCTCACGGACCTTGCCGCGCTGGAGCAGGAGGGCCAGATGTCCGACAGCACGGTCTCCAAGGTGCACGCCATCCGGTCCGCGCTGGTGGGCGGGGTGACGAGCGTCCACCTGGTGAGCGGCATGCTCCCGAACGCCATCCTCGAGGAGGTCTTCACCAACGAGGGCAGCGGCACCATGGTGCTGCGCGAGGCTCCGGCTCGGGGTAACGGATGACGCCGTCCGCCCTGCTCGAGGCCTTGGTGGCCACCCCGAGCGTCTCCGGACAAGAGGGACGCATCGCTGATCAGGTGTCCACCTGGGCTGAGGGTTGGGGTGCGCGCGTGCAGCGCCAGGGCCACAACGTGTGGTTCTCGGTGGGCAGCGGGCCTCGGCGCCTGCTCGTCAACTCGCACCTGGACACGGTCCCCCCGTGCGCCGGGTGGACGCTGGAGCCGCAGGTGCCAGTGTGGCGCGAGGGCAAGCTGTACGGGCTGGGCAGCAATGACGCGAAGGGCTGTGTCACCGCCATGCTGCTGGCGGCCCGCGGCCTGCTGGAGAACCCGAGCGCCCTGGAGGGCCGGGGCGAGGTGGTGTTCGCCTTCACCGCCGAGGAGGAGACCGGCGGCAAGGGGCTGGGCACGGTGCTGTCCACGTTCGGGCCTCTGGACGCGGCCGTGGTGGGTGAGCCCACCAGCCTGAAGCCCTGCACCGCCCAGCGCGGGATGCTCCTGCTGAAGTGCGTGGCGCATGGGCGCTCGGCGCACGTGGCCCACGCGCAGACCGCGGACGCTCAGAACGCCATCCACCTGGCCGCCCAGGACATCTCCACCCTGGCCGAGCTGCGCTTCCCGCCGCACCCGCTGCTGGGCGAGGCGCGGGCGCAAGTGACTCAGATCCAGGGCGGGCTGGCGCGCAACCAGGTACCGGACCGCTGCGAGTTCTTCGTCGACATCCGCACCACGCCGGGCATGGAGCACTCGGCGGTGGCCACCCACCTCGGGGGCGTGCTGCGCAGCGAGGTGGTGGTGCACTCCGCGCGCTACCTGCCGAAGGCCACTGCCTCCACCGAGCCCATCGTCCGCGCGGCCGTGGCG
This genomic interval carries:
- a CDS encoding arginine repressor — encoded protein: MGVDLQLDEAIVRLLEANEITDQAVLQRLLAAEGHAPSQSTLSRHLKRLSIQKVGGRYQRVEPGPAAPTQAITVIEAPPNLLVLKTSPGYAQAVALMVDRSAAIPGLAGTVAGDDTIFIAVKDPELLLEVREQVEQLLRLA
- a CDS encoding N-acetylornithine carbamoyltransferase, whose amino-acid sequence is MRHLTRIQDLGPEGVEKILAQAAAWKRQAPGPIFQNRLLGMVFFNPSLRTRTSFEAVMLRSGGHAIVLDVGNGVWKLEDRVGAVMNADRAEHIKEAAPVLSRFADMLGVRAFSQGGGDEEDEQDSVINSFRKHVTVPLVSMESAREHPCQGLADALTLRENFGSTKKLPVTLTWAPHIKPLPKAVPNSFLLTAAAAGCEVRVAHPPGFELHPKVRAEAEAYAKATGGSVTYTHDQEEALEGSRAVYAKAWGPATRAGHAPGDVAALLASYSGWMPTRRSMSLAAKDAIFLHCLPVRRNVEVSDEVLDHPSSRVVDTAENRFHVQRSILQWILST
- a CDS encoding acetylglutamate kinase, which codes for MPFSPDPYAALRNAARYVRQFRRKTFVLLVDGPMLGDARLRRAVCEQIALLWTFSIQPVVVHGAGPELNTPFDAMSAKVRMDLLADLQTAGVPCVGLSGVDAGLLKARRRNGEPGSESSWESNKPNNYSLVGDIESVDTRLLQHLRTGDYVPVVAPLAGDPSGTVYNASADTVAATLAVALGAEKLFFLLPTPGLLRKPEDPASLVPQATLTDLAALEQEGQMSDSTVSKVHAIRSALVGGVTSVHLVSGMLPNAILEEVFTNEGSGTMVLREAPARGNG
- a CDS encoding M20/M25/M40 family metallo-hydrolase — encoded protein: MTPSALLEALVATPSVSGQEGRIADQVSTWAEGWGARVQRQGHNVWFSVGSGPRRLLVNSHLDTVPPCAGWTLEPQVPVWREGKLYGLGSNDAKGCVTAMLLAARGLLENPSALEGRGEVVFAFTAEEETGGKGLGTVLSTFGPLDAAVVGEPTSLKPCTAQRGMLLLKCVAHGRSAHVAHAQTADAQNAIHLAAQDISTLAELRFPPHPLLGEARAQVTQIQGGLARNQVPDRCEFFVDIRTTPGMEHSAVATHLGGVLRSEVVVHSARYLPKATASTEPIVRAAVAASGAGPVGSSTASDWAFLGNLPAVKVGPGDTLRSHKPDEYLALTELEAGVAFYQQLIRGYFQEVAHG